Proteins encoded in a region of the Paucidesulfovibrio longus DSM 6739 genome:
- the purM gene encoding phosphoribosylformylglycinamidine cyclo-ligase: MSDAKGRADAYKAAGVDIEAGNAFIGRIKDMVKSTFTPGVVTEIGGFGGLFRPDLAGMAEPLLVSGTDGVGTKLKLAFQFDRHDTVGIDLVAMSVNDVLVQGAAPLFFLDYFATGKLTQGVPEAVISGVAEGCRQSACALLGGETAEMPGFYPDGEYDLSGFCVGIVDRPKLVDGKSVRPGDAIVGLASSGVHSNGYSLVRKLFDQSGLKPSDPFPGGTKSVAETLLEPTRIYVKPVLDLLEHAEVRGMVHVTGGGFYDNIPRVLPDGVAAKISFGSWEILSVFRWLREQGGLSWPEMLQIFNCSVGYIAITPEPEKAIEVLAGHGVTASVIGEIVEREGREEQVEIVF; encoded by the coding sequence ATGAGCGATGCCAAGGGACGCGCCGACGCCTACAAGGCAGCGGGCGTGGACATCGAAGCAGGAAACGCCTTCATCGGGCGCATCAAGGATATGGTCAAGTCAACCTTCACCCCCGGAGTGGTCACGGAAATCGGCGGCTTCGGCGGCCTGTTCCGGCCGGACCTCGCGGGCATGGCCGAGCCGCTGCTCGTGTCCGGCACGGACGGCGTGGGCACCAAGCTCAAGCTCGCCTTCCAGTTCGACAGACACGATACCGTGGGCATCGACCTCGTGGCCATGAGCGTCAACGACGTGCTCGTGCAGGGCGCCGCCCCGTTGTTCTTTCTTGATTATTTCGCCACGGGCAAGCTGACCCAGGGCGTCCCCGAAGCCGTCATTTCCGGCGTGGCCGAAGGCTGCCGCCAGTCCGCCTGCGCGCTGCTCGGCGGAGAGACCGCCGAGATGCCCGGCTTCTACCCGGACGGCGAATACGATCTTTCGGGCTTTTGCGTGGGCATCGTGGACCGGCCGAAGCTGGTGGACGGCAAGAGCGTGCGCCCCGGCGACGCCATTGTCGGCCTGGCCTCCTCCGGCGTGCATTCCAACGGCTATTCCCTGGTGCGCAAGCTCTTCGACCAGTCCGGGCTGAAGCCTTCCGACCCCTTCCCCGGCGGGACCAAGAGCGTGGCCGAGACGTTGCTGGAGCCGACGCGCATCTACGTCAAGCCCGTGCTCGATCTGCTGGAGCACGCCGAGGTGCGCGGCATGGTCCACGTCACGGGGGGCGGATTCTACGACAACATTCCCCGCGTCCTGCCGGACGGCGTTGCCGCGAAGATCAGCTTCGGAAGCTGGGAAATACTGTCTGTGTTCCGCTGGCTGCGTGAGCAGGGCGGGCTCTCCTGGCCGGAGATGCTCCAGATCTTCAACTGCTCCGTGGGCTACATCGCCATCACCCCCGAGCCGGAAAAGGCCATCGAGGTCTTGGCCGGGCACGGCGTGACCGCGTCGGTCATCGGCGAGATTGTGGAGCGCGAAGGCCGCGAGGAGCAGGTCGAGATCGTGTTCTAG
- a CDS encoding ATP-binding protein produces the protein MPLPSFKDIVRSKFLIWIVLPGALSILAAGAVVAYELLSDFRTTSRLLSGAVSRVVEDYVDDSLRHLRIFSERSNDSDADKLRTQLKDLFELYPHFDRLLWLDSESRALAIYPPGGEGLAYPQLMSELDGEGDLLSRPRSSAHSGKVVVYMAHRRNGGATLVAELDLGALRMHLLRLAPEGYRIMLADKNGNLLVHPEKFLVEEQENVGQLNIFPGSGSSGILESFFTEGETLHVGISRRVGEHGLVLVVSRPLAALVLPALRTMGLLLAVLCLLASLVFLRFQAALDRMLLRPLDSFVENIRAAARGNYRESLERISSFAELDAVEGEFAGMIEEIRKREQALVESTSRHRAMFEESAAVQLLIDATTGQVLDANQAAVEFYGHPREKLIGLHRQFVSAQPTAEVLRNVEIMREGKRNLIRTRHKLASGEVRDVEVFGSALHLQGEEAIFLIVQDVTERTRMEREIVRAKEEAEQANSAKTLFLANMSHELRTPLSGVIGMSRLLLDTPLSGEQSSLVKMSLDSAEHLLGIVTQLLELSSLFSGKVKLRPEVFDVRAGLTTARSMVAVLAGKKGVLCEQNIEPDVPVAIRADLGKLRQVLINLVNNAVKFTERGVVMVDVRRLPAKGGGARPMLEFTVTDTGMGIPEDKLETIFESFVLGEDVLTKRYGGTGLGLAISKQLVELMGGTIQVSSVLGEGSRFVFTVPYEPAVLDEPQDRADAEPEPASEAPNVRLRVLVAEDERTNRLLAERLLQKAGHEVRAVENGEQVLAALREESFDAVLMDIQMPVMNGLEATRRIRSGATEGIRADIPIVALTAYSRSGDREEFMAQGMDDYLSKPLEANRLAAVLNEIASRLGKA, from the coding sequence ATGCCCTTGCCTTCCTTCAAGGATATCGTCCGAAGCAAATTCCTGATCTGGATCGTGCTCCCCGGTGCGCTGAGCATTCTGGCGGCGGGAGCCGTCGTGGCCTATGAACTGCTGTCCGATTTTCGGACCACGAGCCGACTGCTCTCCGGGGCCGTGTCCCGGGTCGTGGAAGACTACGTGGACGACAGTCTGCGCCACCTGCGCATTTTCAGCGAAAGAAGCAACGACAGTGATGCGGACAAGCTTCGGACCCAGCTCAAGGATCTGTTCGAACTGTATCCGCACTTCGACCGCCTGCTCTGGCTGGACTCCGAAAGCCGCGCCCTGGCCATCTATCCGCCGGGCGGCGAAGGGCTTGCCTATCCGCAGCTGATGTCTGAACTCGACGGCGAAGGCGATCTGCTTTCCCGGCCACGTTCCTCGGCCCACAGCGGCAAGGTGGTGGTCTACATGGCCCACCGCCGGAACGGAGGCGCGACGCTGGTCGCCGAGCTGGACCTGGGAGCCTTGCGCATGCACCTGCTCCGACTCGCGCCCGAAGGGTACCGGATCATGCTCGCCGACAAAAACGGCAACCTGCTCGTGCATCCGGAGAAATTCCTGGTGGAGGAGCAGGAGAACGTCGGGCAGTTGAACATTTTCCCCGGTTCCGGCTCTTCGGGCATATTGGAGTCGTTTTTCACCGAAGGCGAAACCCTGCACGTGGGCATTTCCAGAAGGGTGGGCGAGCATGGGCTGGTCCTCGTCGTTTCCCGGCCCCTCGCCGCCCTGGTCCTGCCGGCGCTGCGGACCATGGGACTGCTCCTGGCCGTGCTCTGCCTGCTCGCTTCGCTGGTTTTTCTGCGCTTCCAGGCGGCGCTGGATCGGATGCTGTTGCGGCCTCTCGACTCGTTCGTGGAAAACATCCGGGCAGCGGCGCGCGGCAACTACCGGGAATCCCTGGAGCGGATTTCCAGCTTCGCGGAACTGGACGCCGTGGAAGGCGAGTTCGCCGGGATGATCGAGGAGATTCGCAAACGCGAGCAGGCCCTTGTCGAGAGCACGAGCAGGCATAGGGCCATGTTCGAGGAAAGCGCCGCCGTCCAGCTGCTCATCGACGCGACCACGGGGCAGGTTCTGGACGCCAACCAGGCTGCGGTCGAGTTCTACGGCCATCCCCGCGAGAAGCTCATCGGTCTGCATCGCCAGTTCGTTTCCGCGCAGCCGACTGCGGAAGTGCTCCGGAATGTCGAGATCATGCGCGAGGGAAAGAGGAACCTGATCCGCACCCGGCACAAGCTCGCCAGCGGCGAGGTCCGCGACGTGGAGGTCTTCGGCAGCGCGCTGCACCTGCAGGGCGAAGAGGCGATTTTCCTCATCGTCCAGGACGTGACCGAACGCACGCGCATGGAACGCGAGATCGTGCGGGCCAAGGAGGAGGCGGAGCAGGCCAACAGCGCCAAGACCCTCTTCCTGGCGAACATGAGCCACGAGCTGCGCACCCCGCTTTCGGGCGTGATCGGCATGTCGCGGCTGCTGCTGGACACCCCGCTCTCCGGCGAACAGTCCTCCCTCGTGAAGATGTCTCTTGATTCCGCCGAGCATCTCCTGGGCATCGTGACCCAGCTTCTGGAGCTTTCCAGCCTTTTCTCCGGAAAGGTCAAGCTGCGGCCGGAAGTGTTCGACGTGCGCGCGGGCTTGACCACGGCCCGGAGCATGGTCGCCGTGCTCGCGGGCAAGAAGGGCGTGCTCTGCGAGCAGAACATCGAGCCGGACGTGCCCGTCGCCATCCGCGCAGACCTGGGCAAGCTGCGGCAGGTGCTCATCAATCTCGTGAACAACGCGGTCAAGTTCACGGAACGGGGCGTGGTCATGGTCGATGTGCGCCGTTTGCCCGCCAAGGGCGGCGGGGCGCGGCCCATGCTGGAATTCACGGTTACGGACACGGGCATGGGCATCCCGGAGGACAAGCTGGAAACCATCTTCGAGAGCTTCGTGCTCGGCGAGGACGTGCTGACCAAGCGCTACGGCGGCACGGGGCTCGGACTGGCCATCAGCAAGCAGCTCGTGGAACTCATGGGCGGCACGATCCAGGTTTCGAGCGTTCTCGGCGAGGGCAGCCGCTTCGTCTTCACCGTGCCCTACGAACCCGCCGTGCTGGACGAGCCGCAGGACCGCGCCGATGCCGAGCCCGAGCCCGCAAGCGAAGCGCCGAACGTCCGGCTGCGGGTGCTGGTGGCCGAGGACGAACGCACCAACCGCCTGCTGGCCGAGCGGCTGCTGCAAAAGGCCGGGCACGAGGTCCGCGCCGTGGAGAACGGCGAGCAGGTGCTTGCCGCGCTTCGGGAGGAATCCTTCGACGCGGTGCTCATGGATATTCAGATGCCGGTGATGAACGGTCTGGAGGCCACGCGGCGCATACGCTCCGGAGCAACGGAGGGGATTCGGGCGGACATCCCCATCGTGGCCCTGACCGCCTATTCCCGCAGCGGGGACAGGGAGGAGTTCATGGCCCAGGGCATGGACGACTACCTGAGCAAGCCGCTGGAGGCGAACCGGCTGGCCGCCGTGCTGAACGAGATCGCCTCCCGGCTCGGCAAGGCTTGA